GCCAGGCACCACCTGCCTGGAGGCCATGTGGATGAAGGGCAGCAGTGGTGGAGCCTACCCCAAACCAACGCCACCCCAACCAACCATCCCTTCTCCCTAGGCAGGCAGCTGGTTTTGGGCCACCAGCCCCAGATAGCTGCTCTTCTCCAAGGCACCTCCAAGGGCCTGCTGAGCTCCACACGCCGCTGCCGCCGCTGCAAATGCCCCAACTGCCAGGCCAATGGTGGGGGGTTAGAGTTCGGAAAGAAGAGACTGCACATCTGCCACATCCCAGAGTGTGGCAAGGTGTACAAGAAGACCTCTCACCTCAAGGCACATCTGCGCTGGCATGCCGGGGAGAGGCCCTTCATCTGCAACTGGCTCTTTTGCGGTAAAAGCTTCACCCGTTCAGACGAGCTACAGCGGCACCTCCGCACGCACACCGGAGAGAAGCGCTTTGGGTGTCAGCAGTGCGGCAAGAGGTTCATGAGGAGCGACCACCTCTCCAAACACGTCAAGACCCACCAGACCAGGAAGAGTCGGTCTGGGCAGCCTTCACAGAGCACGGACTCTCTGCTCACCAATATCAAGAGAGAGTAATCTCTGTGATCCACCATTCAAGAATAATCAACAATGAACAGACTGTGTGACTTACACTCACTGCCATAGGTTGGCACTAAAGGGTGAGCATCAA
The sequence above is a segment of the Anoplopoma fimbria isolate UVic2021 breed Golden Eagle Sablefish chromosome 12, Afim_UVic_2022, whole genome shotgun sequence genome. Coding sequences within it:
- the sp5l gene encoding sp5 transcription factor-like; amino-acid sequence: MAALAIQRTDNFLHTFLQDRTPSSSPEGAPNALSFLATTCSQAWQVGGTMGSEGSQFPYESTVSSTSGMFQLWSNDIAPSTALSTHQMTFTVPKVQFPGHIQPGLGHHHHHHHHHPHHHHHHELPLTPPAEPPSSYSFELSPVKVLSSQPQATGPYYPQHNSVGQNFPSFIQNSAARHHLPGGHVDEGQQWWSLPQTNATPTNHPFSLGRQLVLGHQPQIAALLQGTSKGLLSSTRRCRRCKCPNCQANGGGLEFGKKRLHICHIPECGKVYKKTSHLKAHLRWHAGERPFICNWLFCGKSFTRSDELQRHLRTHTGEKRFGCQQCGKRFMRSDHLSKHVKTHQTRKSRSGQPSQSTDSLLTNIKRE